Part of the Roseofilum casamattae BLCC-M143 genome, CAGGTATTATCTTAGATTTTGATAGTCATGGTAATGTCGTCGGTATTGAGATCCTGCAAGCTTCACAACACATCGATAACCCGGAAGGAATAGAATACAGCAGTAGGGGCGAACGGCCGTTTCGCTTCGCGACATGAAACGCCCCTACAGATTTGGCCTAGATCTCATTATCGTCTTCTTCCTTCTCTTCCGTCGAATAAGAGGAAGAAGACTCCGCCGCTCGTTGAGTACCGGGAGATAAAGATTTTTCGTTGTCGTAAATTAAGCGCAAAGGAGTTAGAGAGCCGGGAGATGCGGGTTTCGATGGTTTCTCGGGACGTTTTTCTTCTCCGCGCCGACGCTGGGATGTCCGCTCTTCTGCCGTATCTTCGGCAATGACTTCATATAAAATTGCTTGTTTGTCTTTCTGCGAACCTTTGCGCAATACTCTACCCAACCGTTGAATGTATTCGCGCTTGGAGGCAGTCCCGGAAAGGATAATGGCAATGCGAGCATCGGGAACATCAACGCCTTCGTTTAGGACATGGGACGCAACCAAACTCCCGTATTCTCCTTGACGAAACCGAGTCAGAATATCGTGGCGTTCTTTCACCGGAGTTTGGTGTGTAATGGCTGGAATGAGGAACTGTTGTGAGATGTGATAAACGGTGGCATTATCGGCAGTGAAAATTAAGATTCGTTCCGGATAATGTTGTGCGAGTAAGTCTTGTAGGACGCGCAATTTACTATCGGTAGACAGAGAAATGGCTTTGGCTTCCCGGTGTGCCAACATGGCTCGGCGTCCTTCCGCAGAACGACAACTGGCGCGCACGAAATTCTGCCATCCTTGTAGAGAACCGAGGAAAATATTTTGCGATCGCAGAAACTGATTGCGTTCTTCGATTAATTCCTGGTAGCGCTGTTTTTCCTGTTGCGATAACTTAACTTTGATTTGTACGACCTCATGCTTGGCTAAGGCTTTTCCCGATAACTCTTCCGGCGTTTTATGATAAACGGTTTGTCCCAACAAAAATTCCAAATCTTTATGTTTTCCGTCAGCGCGCTCTAAAGTGGCGGTTAATCCCAAACGATAGGGCGCGATCGCATATTCGGCAATGGCGCGACTAAATTCCGTTGGTAAATGATGGCACTCGTCGCAAATGAGCAGACCGTAGCGCGACCCCAAGGCTTCTGCATGAATGGCAGCGCTGTCGTAGGTCGCAACCAGGACTGGAGTGCGATCGCGGGATCCTCCTCCCAATAATCCTATCTCCACATCCGGAAACGCCGCCGTTAAATGCGCGTACCACTGATGCATTAAATCTAACGTCGGAACCACAATCAGCGTCGTGCGCGGTGTCGCTTGCATGGCGAGCTGGGCTAAATAGGTCTTTCCTGCCGCCGTTGGCAAGACCACGACCCCCTGCCTTTGGGCATTGCGCCACGCCTGTAGCGCCTCAATCTGGTGGGCATAGGGAGTCATTTCTAAGGCGGGTAAGAACTCCACCGGATAAAATCCCTTTGCCTTATCCTCAAATACCGCTTGCTCCTCCCACAAGGTTTCCAGCAAACGGCGATAATGAATACCGAGGATACGAAACTTCTCAATTCGGTCATCCCAAGTGGCATAATCAACCCAAGTCTTGCCTTTGGGTGGAGGATGCAACACCAGCGTACCGCGATCGTAAGTTAACTGAGGAGTTCGAGTCATGGAGACAGCATGTAGGGAATAGCCCTTCGGCTTCGCTCAGGGCACGGGAATAGGGTTATGGCGATCGCGTTTTCTCAATCGTTACTTTAGAATAAGAGCAAGACTGCTAATTAAATTTAATCATTATTGTCTAGTGTTGGCAAACTCGCTTTCTGATTCGGGTATCCCTATCTCGTGAAATAAGAGAATATGCAAAAATAAGATTGTCTTCTGAACTCATAGATAAAACACAAAAATGCAACCCAATAATCCCGATCTATTTACCGAAAAAGCATGGCAGGCGATCGCGCAAACTCCAGATACGGCAAAACGCTATCAGCATCAGCGCCTGGAAAGCGAGCATTTACTCAAAGTCTTACTCGAGCAAGACGGTTTAGCGACCAATATTTTAAGTAAAGCGGAAGTTAATCTACCGCAATTTCGCCAGCGAGTTGAAGACTTTCTGCAAAAACAAGCCAAAGTTCAAGGTGGCGGTGGATCGGTTTATTTAGGTTCTTCATTAGATAGCTTACTCGATCGCGCGCAGAAGTATGAAAAAGAATATGACGACAGCTATATTTCTATCGAACATTTATTGCTCGGATTTTCAGAGGATAATCGCTTTGGAAAAAGCTTGTTCAAAGACTTTAACTTAGATCCGTCTAAACTGCGCCAAATAATTACCGATATACGAGGAAACCATAAAGTGACTGACAAAAACCCGGAAGGCAAATACGAAGCTCTGGAAAAATACGGCAGAGACTTAACCGAGGCTGCGCGTCAAGGAAAACTCGACCCTGTCATCGGACGAGATGATGAGATTCGGCGCACGATTCAAATCTTATCTCGACGGACGAAAAACAATCCGGTGTTAATTGGGGAACCGGGGGTGGGAAAAACTGCGATCGCGGAAGGATTGGCACAGCGAATTGTCGCCGGAGATGTCCCCCAATCTCTGAAAGATCGCGCGTTAA contains:
- a CDS encoding DUF2283 domain-containing protein gives rise to the protein MKVKCDRQVDVLRITFKEAAIAESDEETAGIILDFDSHGNVVGIEILQASQHIDNPEGIEYSSRGERPFRFAT
- a CDS encoding DEAD/DEAH box helicase; the protein is MTRTPQLTYDRGTLVLHPPPKGKTWVDYATWDDRIEKFRILGIHYRRLLETLWEEQAVFEDKAKGFYPVEFLPALEMTPYAHQIEALQAWRNAQRQGVVVLPTAAGKTYLAQLAMQATPRTTLIVVPTLDLMHQWYAHLTAAFPDVEIGLLGGGSRDRTPVLVATYDSAAIHAEALGSRYGLLICDECHHLPTEFSRAIAEYAIAPYRLGLTATLERADGKHKDLEFLLGQTVYHKTPEELSGKALAKHEVVQIKVKLSQQEKQRYQELIEERNQFLRSQNIFLGSLQGWQNFVRASCRSAEGRRAMLAHREAKAISLSTDSKLRVLQDLLAQHYPERILIFTADNATVYHISQQFLIPAITHQTPVKERHDILTRFRQGEYGSLVASHVLNEGVDVPDARIAIILSGTASKREYIQRLGRVLRKGSQKDKQAILYEVIAEDTAEERTSQRRRGEEKRPEKPSKPASPGSLTPLRLIYDNEKSLSPGTQRAAESSSSYSTEEKEEDDNEI